Proteins from a genomic interval of Musa acuminata AAA Group cultivar baxijiao chromosome BXJ1-9, Cavendish_Baxijiao_AAA, whole genome shotgun sequence:
- the LOC103998329 gene encoding tetraspanin-8, which yields MVQISNSLVGFLNFLTLLISFPILGAGLWFRLHAATECERFLQLPLLVLGGFLLVVSVLGLIGACCRVSFFMWLYLFVMFLLILAMIVFTIFAFVVTNKGVGEAVSGVGFKEYRLSDYSGWLQKRVENWETWRQIDGCLKDAQVCAGFEGFAGLQASQFFAKNLSPLQSGCCKPPTFCGFQYKNATFWTIPTTGLKSTDADCKLWSNDQDKLCYDCGSCKAGVLATLKTKWKAVSIFNVALLVFLIIVYSIGCCALRNNRAKRHGGYYPYAR from the exons ATGGTTCAGATCAGCAACAGCCTTGTGGGCTTCCTCAACTTCCTAACCCTGCTCATCTCCTTCCCCATCCTCGGCGCCGGGCTGTGGTTCCGTCTCCATGCCGCGACGGAGTGCGAGAGGTTCCTGCAACTACCTCTCCTCGTGTTGGGCGGGTTCCTCCTGGTGGTGTCGGTGCTGGGCCTGATCGGCGCCTGCTGCCGCGTGTCGTTCTTCATGTGGCTCTACCTCTTCGTGATGTTCCTGTTGATCCTCGCCATGATCGTCTTCACCATCTTCGCGTTCGTGGTGACGAACAAGGGCGTGGGGGAGGCGGTGTCGGGCGTGGGGTTCAAGGAGTACCGGCTCAGCGACTACTCGGGATGGCTGCAGAAGAGGGTGGAGAACTGGGAGACGTGGAGGCAGATCGACGGCTGCTTGAAGGACGCACAAGTATGCGCCGGGTTTGAGGGCTTCGCTGGTCTCCAGGCCAGCCAGTTCTTCGCCAAAAACCTATCACCCTTACAG TCTGGGTGCTGCAAGCCCCCAACATTCTGTGGATTCCAGTACAAGAATGCTACTTTTTGGACAATTCCCACAACAGGGCTTAAATCGACAGATGCTGACTGCAAACTGTGGAGCAATGACCAGGACAAGCTGTGCTACGACTGTGGCTCATGCAAGGCAGGTGTGCTTGCAACCTTGAAGACCAAGTGGAAGGCGGTTTCCATCTTCAATGTTGCCCTCCTTGTGTTTCTCATCATAGTCTACTCAATTGGTTGTTGTGCTCTGCGAAACAATAGAGCTAAGAGGCACGGGGGTTACTATCCCTATGCTCGTTGA
- the LOC103998307 gene encoding protein CHAPERONE-LIKE PROTEIN OF POR1, chloroplastic: MEAVRLPSPTSCCCCFSRSLIHRRPSLLLPARMPAGKRAGGAAFGTPRCSLDAAIGGGNYSYEYVPKFPRMNIRDPYKCLGVGHDASEEEIREARNFLLEQYAGHESSVETIEAAYERILFTSFKERKKTKFNLKSRLRKKVVESPPWMKRLLEFVELPPTDVILRRLFFFVFMGAWSVINSAESGPAFQVALSILSCIYFLNDKMKNLVRASATGFGVLLVGWAVGSVVVPMIPSVVHPSWTIELLTSLISYVFLFLACTFLK; encoded by the exons ATGGAGGCCGTCCGCCTCCCGAGTCCgacgagctgctgctgctgcttctctcgGTCTTTGATCCATCGAAGACCGTCTCTGCTCCTCCCCGCGAG GATGCCGGCGGGGAAGAGGGCTGGCGGAGCAGCATTTGGGACTCCGAGGTGCTCGTTGGACGCGGCAATCGGCGGCGGCAACTATAGTTACG AGTATGTTCCTAAATTTCCTAGGATGAATATAAGGGATCCTTATAAGTGTCTCGGAGTCGGTCATGATGCCTCTGAAGAAGAAATCAGAGAGGCACGCAACTTTCTTTTAGAACAATATGCTGGGCATGAAAGCAGTGTGGAGACCATTGAAGCTGCTTATGAACGAATACTGTTTACCAGTTTCAAGGAACgtaagaaaacaaaattcaattTGAAAAGCAGGTTAAGAAAGAAAGTAGTGGAATCACCTCCCTGGATGAAAAGATTGCTTGAATTTGTTGAGTTGCCTCCGACTGATGTGATCCTTAGAAGACTTTTTTTCTTTGTCTTCATGGGAGCATGGAGTGTGATAAATTCTGCTGAATCTGGACCTGCTTTCCAA GTTGCTCTATCAATcctttcatgtatttatttcctcAATGACAAGATGAAGAACCTTGTCAGAGCATCGGCAACCGG ATTCGGGGTGCTTCTTGTTGGGTGGGCTGTTGGATCAGTTGTGGTACCTATGATCCCATCAGTTGTACATCCGAGTTGGACAATTGAACTCTTGACCTCTTTGATTTCTTATGTTTTCTTATTTCTAGCATGCACCTTTCTCAAATAA